CCCGAATCCGAATCCTTCTCCCTCCCCATCACCGCAACCGTCCTCCCCCATGAGGACTCCGCCTCCTCCTTTGAGGCAGAGCGCGAGATCACCCTCGATCTCCAAGAAATCCTCGACTCCTCCCTCACCTTCCTCCAGGACAAAGCCCCACCATCCTGGGTATCCTCCCTAGAAGAAGAGTTCCCCACAGGCCTCCGCCTTACCCCCGAGCAGCGCGAAACCATCAAAACCGCTATCGAGCACGGCTTCACGAGCGCGATCCTCCTCCCCGATGCCAAAACCCAAGGCATCACCCCCACCCCCGAGCACCCGGAAACCCTCGAGGACACCACGAATCACCTCCTGAACACCTGCTCCAACGCCGATGGCGCTCATCCTGTCCCAGGACTCCCCACCAATGACCCCGATGGCCAGTACGCCGCTCCCTACCTCAGAGGCGAAACCCTCAAAACCCCCACCCTCCCACCGGAAACCACCCCCATCGAGAATACCGACCCTCCCCACACGAGAACCGTCCCCCAACGTACCCGCCCCTACCTCCTCCTCTACCGCAAGGATGGCATCCTCCCCGAGACGAGAAACCAGACCTTCCCCCAGTGTGAGACCATCCTCACACAGCGCGCCACGGACTGGAACCTCCCCACGCTCACCGGCTTCACCACCCTGGAGCACCTCCTCATCCAGCGCAAGGAGACCGAAGCCCGTGCTCCGCTCGCCCCCACAGAGCGCACCGCACAGTACGGTGATCCCCGAGTCCACGGCTTTGATATGTGGAGCACCCAACCCGATGACTCCCGTTGGGCCTGGAATCTCGACTCCCGCGTGTCGGGTGGTTGCGCGGGTGGCTATTGGAGCTCGGGCACGCGGCAGTCGGGTCTCGTCTGGGATGATGCGGTGCGTCGGCTTGTGGCGCTCGGCGCGCGCCCCGCGGTCGTTGTGGAGCTTTGATCTGGTGTCATTGCGAGGGAGTCCCGAGGCAAGCTCGGGATTCCGGCTTGCTTCCATCTCGCAACGTCGGAATCCGCGACTGAAGCAATCCCGGCCATCCAAGGTCGCGCGCGTCATCTCTCTCTACTCTTCATTATTCTTCAGCACCCTATGACCACCACCAGTAAGCCCGGGCCCAAGGAAGTCGTCCTCCAGCTCTTCGTCATTGTCACGCTCTACGTTATTGCCGTTGAGGTGGGGATCCTCCTCCACCAGCTCATCAACGCGTGGATTTCGGATGTCGCGGCGGATGCGTATCGCAACCCGATCGAGTACATGAGCCCGCTGCGCCACGCGATTGCGATGCTCATTGTCTTTGTTCCAATCCACGCATGGGCGCGGCGAGCACTCCACCGGCTCGTTGATACGTCTGAGGCGGTCCGCGAGCTTCGGTCACGCCGATGGCTCGGGTACTTCACGATCGCCATCGCCGCACTCATCCTCGCGGGTGATCTCGTCGCAGTCATCAACCGGTTCCTCGATGGTGAACTCACGTTGCGCTTTGGCCTCAAGGCCATTGCGATCCTCGTCATCGCCGCCGTCGTGCTGTGGTACGAGCGCGCGGAACTTCACCGCGACACAAAACCAGCACTCCATCGGACGATGCACGGTGTGGGCATCGGTGCACTCGTCGTCATCAGCGTCGCGCTCGTCGCAGGATTCACCGTTGCCGGTGCCCCACGCTCCGCGCGGAGTGTAAAGATTGATGAGCAGCGCGCAAACCACCTCATGAGCATCCAGCAAGAAATCGTCGCGTACTGGGATCTCCGCCGCGTGCGCCCCGCGCGACTCGAAGACCTCAACGACCCCATCCGCGGGTACGCGCTGCCCATTGATCCGGAGACCGGCGCATCGTACGAGTACGAGGTGCGCGGCGATCTCTCGTTCTCGCTCTGTGGGACATTCACGACCGATACACTCACGAGCGCTACTCCCACTCCGCAGCTCCCACGCAGCGTGTACGGAGACGTTACCGCACAGTACTGGCAGCACGCGCAGGGCCGACACTGCTTCGAACGCACCATTGATCCCACGCGCTACCCCACACCGGACTTTATCTCGAAACCACCGATCTACTAAGCGGGTCGGTGGTTTTCGATGCGTACGATTTTCTCGCGTCCGAGTGCGCCGCGCATGATCGAGAGTTGCCAACGCTTGCA
This genomic interval from bacterium contains the following:
- a CDS encoding DUF5671 domain-containing protein — protein: MTTTSKPGPKEVVLQLFVIVTLYVIAVEVGILLHQLINAWISDVAADAYRNPIEYMSPLRHAIAMLIVFVPIHAWARRALHRLVDTSEAVRELRSRRWLGYFTIAIAALILAGDLVAVINRFLDGELTLRFGLKAIAILVIAAVVLWYERAELHRDTKPALHRTMHGVGIGALVVISVALVAGFTVAGAPRSARSVKIDEQRANHLMSIQQEIVAYWDLRRVRPARLEDLNDPIRGYALPIDPETGASYEYEVRGDLSFSLCGTFTTDTLTSATPTPQLPRSVYGDVTAQYWQHAQGRHCFERTIDPTRYPTPDFISKPPIY